The following proteins are encoded in a genomic region of Nitrospirota bacterium:
- a CDS encoding SDR family oxidoreductase gives MKVLVTGGAGFIGSHLVERLIDKGFEVVIVDNLSSGSERNINNKAKFYKLDIQDPELESVFQKERPDFVDHHAAQKDVRLSVADPIFDAKINILGTINILQNCIKYNVKKVVFASTGGAIYGEQEVFPAPETHPLKPISPYGITKLVAEHYLYYYKTVYGMDYVALRYSNVFGPRQDPHGEAGVVAIFIKKALNSEPAIINGDGEQTRDFVYVGDVAQANILAITNSTSENIFNIGTGVETSVKQMFNCLKEIINPCIKEQYGPPKPGEQRRSVIEYARAKKILHWEPKVSLVEGLKETCKYFKKI, from the coding sequence ATGAAAGTATTAGTAACAGGAGGTGCCGGCTTTATAGGCTCTCACTTAGTTGAGAGACTTATTGATAAAGGCTTTGAAGTGGTAATAGTTGACAATCTTTCTTCCGGGAGCGAGAGGAATATAAATAATAAAGCCAAATTTTATAAATTAGATATTCAGGACCCGGAACTGGAATCTGTTTTTCAAAAAGAACGCCCTGATTTTGTTGATCATCATGCTGCCCAGAAAGATGTACGCCTTTCGGTTGCTGATCCAATTTTTGACGCCAAAATTAATATACTGGGCACTATTAACATTCTTCAAAATTGTATCAAGTATAACGTGAAAAAAGTTGTCTTTGCTTCAACGGGAGGAGCTATTTACGGCGAGCAAGAAGTTTTTCCGGCTCCTGAAACTCACCCGTTAAAGCCGATAAGTCCTTACGGTATCACCAAGCTTGTTGCAGAACATTACCTTTACTATTATAAAACAGTTTATGGAATGGACTATGTTGCTTTACGTTATTCAAATGTCTTCGGCCCTCGGCAGGACCCTCACGGTGAAGCCGGGGTAGTAGCGATATTTATTAAAAAGGCACTTAATAGTGAACCGGCGATTATTAACGGCGACGGGGAACAGACAAGGGATTTTGTTTATGTCGGAGATGTTGCTCAGGCTAATATTTTAGCCATAACAAATAGCACATCAGAGAACATATTCAATATCGGTACCGGCGTAGAGACATCAGTCAAGCAGATGTTTAATTGTCTTAAAGAAATCATAAATCCCTGTATTAAAGAACAATATGGTCCTCCTAAGCCAGGGGAACAAAGAAGAAGTGTAATCGAATATGCAAGGGCAAAAAAAATTCTTCATTGGGAACCTAAGGTCTCACTTGTGGAAGGATTGAAAGAGACCTGTAAATACTTTAAGAAAATCTGA
- a CDS encoding polysaccharide biosynthesis tyrosine autokinase, with translation MAANVGAVTLRDYLKVLFRHKLIFVIIPIAIMIPVYIGLQFQTPMYQATVKMYVKAQKETESQYYRFIASSQKSLTDEHSELVKSRIVLLRVVEALKLYETPLDYERYFASPLKAAFIDYRFKNMKQKFQELKPEQQKDILFNAAFGRLLGSVSVQPVKETNFFAVSVKDFTPEKAALIANSLSRSYVIFDLEQQILELKLQYGEKHTVIQQLETYIDEWKKTLNGERLPEIEAIGPASVKIMEQADPGEEISAAPKGLMLVFAFFSSIFLSIIFAYLFEFSESTFNSPHDLEKFLNIPFLGSVPSIPKKERQNGLLISNTNSKNPKYIQSFQNLSRQLDIVMKEKNLKSLILTDAEGSKETTTFVTNLAAYLANMQGRRVLIIKANLRDHSIAQVSNISDSTGLCDLLEGRISFEEALHELVPSLYILPSGNTTLNPITLLESPNMRAVIQKAKETFEIVFVECADLKNFTDAAILSSFVDGVIIVVNEGKVRRHVVQSAITPLEEKKSNIVGVILNNRKFPIPEILYKWI, from the coding sequence ATGGCTGCTAATGTAGGAGCAGTTACTTTACGTGATTATTTAAAAGTCCTTTTCAGGCATAAGCTTATATTTGTCATCATTCCTATAGCAATAATGATTCCTGTTTATATTGGACTTCAATTTCAGACGCCAATGTATCAGGCCACGGTTAAGATGTATGTTAAAGCGCAGAAGGAAACAGAGTCACAATATTACCGATTTATCGCATCTTCACAAAAAAGCTTGACCGATGAACATTCCGAACTGGTAAAATCCCGCATCGTTTTGCTGCGCGTAGTTGAAGCGCTCAAGCTTTATGAAACGCCGCTTGATTATGAGAGATATTTTGCTTCTCCTCTTAAAGCGGCTTTTATTGATTACAGGTTTAAGAACATGAAGCAGAAATTTCAGGAACTAAAACCAGAACAACAGAAGGACATACTATTTAACGCGGCATTTGGGAGATTGCTCGGCAGTGTAAGTGTACAACCCGTCAAGGAAACAAATTTTTTCGCCGTATCTGTCAAAGATTTTACTCCTGAAAAAGCCGCATTAATTGCAAATTCCCTAAGCCGTTCGTATGTTATTTTCGATCTTGAACAACAAATTCTTGAACTTAAATTGCAATATGGAGAAAAACATACAGTAATACAACAATTAGAAACTTATATTGATGAATGGAAAAAAACCCTTAATGGTGAAAGACTACCTGAAATTGAAGCCATTGGTCCTGCCAGCGTTAAAATAATGGAGCAGGCTGACCCCGGAGAAGAGATTAGCGCGGCGCCTAAGGGGCTTATGCTTGTATTTGCTTTTTTCTCAAGTATATTTTTATCAATTATTTTTGCCTACTTGTTTGAATTTTCCGAAAGTACATTTAACTCACCGCATGATTTAGAAAAATTTCTCAATATTCCATTCTTGGGCTCTGTTCCTTCAATCCCCAAAAAGGAGCGCCAAAATGGTCTACTTATAAGTAATACAAATTCAAAGAACCCAAAATATATTCAATCCTTTCAGAATCTTTCCAGGCAGTTAGATATCGTAATGAAAGAGAAAAATCTGAAATCTCTTATACTAACCGATGCTGAAGGTTCAAAAGAAACTACAACTTTTGTTACTAATCTCGCAGCGTATTTGGCTAACATGCAGGGACGCAGGGTCCTTATTATAAAAGCGAATCTGAGGGATCATTCGATAGCGCAGGTTTCTAACATTTCTGACTCCACCGGGCTGTGTGATTTGCTTGAAGGAAGAATTTCGTTTGAAGAAGCATTACATGAATTAGTGCCAAGTCTATACATCTTGCCCTCAGGCAATACTACGTTAAATCCAATAACGCTTTTAGAATCTCCCAATATGCGGGCAGTGATCCAAAAGGCTAAAGAAACATTTGAAATAGTTTTTGTTGAATGTGCTGATTTAAAGAATTTTACCGACGCTGCAATTCTTTCCTCCTTTGTGGATGGAGTTATTATTGTTGTAAATGAGGGCAAGGTACGACGTCATGTTGTTCAAAGCGCAATCACCCCGCTGGAAGAAAAAAAATCTAACATAGTCGGTGTAATTCTGAACAATCGCAAGTTCCCGATACCGGAGATACTATACAAATGGATATAA